Part of the Scyliorhinus canicula chromosome 13, sScyCan1.1, whole genome shotgun sequence genome, CTTCTTTCCTGGTTGTCGATACTACAGAGTGCAGCCCTTACAAACTATAAATGAAGTAGTAAATACTTAACCGACCTtacccactacttaccaatcaaCTCTCCCTTGTAGCCTCTACTGCTGTAGCAGGGCAAGACCACTCTGAATATTTAAAAAGttagaaagcaaaaaaaaaagcaagcacCACTTTCCCCTCTGCACTGAATTCCCATTGTGCTCCAAAGTCCCGATACCCACATTCACTCTGGCTGCGTCTCACTCAAGATGTGTTTTCTCTCACTGCTCATGCACAAAGTTCATTGATCAAGTTCCTTATATACATGTACATAAAGATTTGCCAACAGATCTGGAGACATATCCTGGATATTTGTGATCTGTGCCTTGAAATGTTGTCCATATGTAATAAAAGGCTACTGACATTCAGGGAATTGCATACACTTCAATTAACAATGCTTAATGAACTCAATAATAACCTTTTTGAAGTCTCAATTAATTTGCAGTATGATTCCTTATATACTACAATATTATATACAATCTGAATTTTAAAACTAAATAGAGGGCTTTAAACACAACTTTCCGACTAATTAAAAGTCACTCCAACTTGCATGTTGCAGTTTTTCAAGCTCCTTATAAAATGGGCAAAGTTGCATCTGAATCAAACTGTACTCAAATTCAAAATGACATGTGGACTTCGTCCAAGATTTCCAAGTTCAATTCAATATTTAGTATTCCACTGATATTAAAAGTTATATAAAACAGCAGCAAACAAAGTTAACAACAGTAATATACTGGGTGAATTTTATAGTTATAAATGAAGCAGTCAGAAAATCCCGGTTCCAAAATCACTGGTGGAAAGTTTAACTTTCTTGTTCCTTACCATGGTGGGGAGGCAGCACTTTCGGATGAGACCAGATAATGACATTTCACTACTTCCACTTGTCCTTGTCCCTcatgaatgccccccccccccccccccccaaacaatccaTCGTGGTCAGTATTGTGTGATATAGGGGTGGAggttgggaggagagggagggttgATTCTCTGGAAAAATTCAACTCTTATAAAAAGGCCCAGGGAGACTTACATCAGTTATCCAACTGAGACCCGAGAAACACCCAAGAAAAAGATAACAATAACATAACTGATCTATTACTTTTAATAGTTCCTGCAACTTGCAccactgagagaaaaaaaaactcatcAGGAACTTGCCTTTGGCCCTGGAACAATTTCAGCCAGCATAGGCAGGGCATCAGGGCAGTTGTCTTTATTGTACCCACACTAATCATTTAAGACTCCATCCTTGGGATCTCTGGTCTGAGATTGTGGATTTATTCCACAACATGTGCTCATTCCAGGAATTCTGGGGCTCCAAACTCCTCTGATGGTTGAGTGAACAAAAAGACCACTCTATAGCACTAGACCAAAAGGTCCCAACTTTCATTCCATCTATGTCAAGTTGACGGATCTCAGCTAATGCAGCTGGTGGAAGGCCACCATTAAGCTCAATGtgttaaacaaaggagaaaacACCATCCCTATCAaaacccagtgccctctgctggaaAACTGAGAGCATACACATCACATTCAGCAGTGATGTTCATCACAGTCAAATAACTATGGATACCTATGGTCAATAGCAATTTCTCCACGGTCTAGTCCTTATAGAATTACATTACAAAAAAGGTCAGCAACTTCACTAAGTGCAGAATTATATCGCCAGGATATGAACCTCATCTTCTCACATTCAAATATAACCTGTGGCTAGAAAGTAGGTGAACCAAACACAAGATGCCAATGGTGCACTGGAAGCGTCAAGTAGTTGGAACTACTTGACGCTACAGGGTTCCATATAGGCAAGAAATCAACATTTAATTTGGCATCTTTCAAGAAATAGCCAAAATTACTGTTCCTGACTGCAGTGTCACAGACTATTGCTCCAGATGGTCCTTATCTTATTTTGTGATAATGTTGTAACCAAAACTAAGAGCTAATACATCTAAAGGCTCCTGTTTTGAGGAACTATTCAACCTAACAGTACAACCGAGGTGAATTAATGTAGCCTTGTTGAAATGACAGTAAAGAATTCTCGAATATTGACATCTGTTAATATTAATTCAGCTACATCACACCCCAACTCCTTTGACACAGAATTCATGGCAATACCACCAGACTCGATAACCTTAAATAGTTAAAAATTCTaagaaaagaaaaatcattttCAGAAATAGCTGCAAGCACTGATGGCGATAACCCTTTTCTAAAACATTTTAGTTCTGCCGTACTTCTTTTTGGTCAACAGCCAATTATATTTCCTGCCAATCCAATATAAAAAAAACTTGCAAGTAAACTGCAAGTCCAATGACTATTTCATCTCCTGTTAAAGCTCATAATGGAATCAAACTGACCAGGTATGCTAACATACACATATTTTGCATGTTATGGCCAATGCAGTAATTTAACCATTGCACCCTCAATATAGCTAAACCAGAGTAGTATAAAACTAATGTATTTATTCGTTACTTTCTCATACATGTTCCGGAAAAGCGGCAGTGAGTAtaccagcattaaaaaaaaattaaggaatTTTTTCTTTAGGTTCCTCAATGGAATCTGCACCAACTTTTACCACAAGTAACAGGAAATCAACAGTGTTAATACAGCTTCACAGCTTTGCAAAAATGTCATGAAATGGTTCCACGGACTTTTGTGTGGTTATATATCAGTATTTCTGTTTTCAATGCTCGAACAGCAAGCACAGAGTTCATGCGAGAGTTAGGATCAACCACCTACTCAATTAATGGATTTTTTTTGGTCAGCATACAGAAATCACATTACACAAATACAAAGAAACATAGCTTTGCTAAGACATTAATCTACCACGGacgtaaaattaaaaaaaaaatgtaggtGCCTTAGGTGCTAAAAAAGACAAGAAAACTGAAGAAGCATTTTCCACCATTTACTCTCATTATCAAAAATAGTTTTCAATTCTTCTCGcaaaacaaaaaaggaaaaaacaaaaaacaaaaaaattaaagtacAGACTGGACACAAAACATCACATTATTCCTATGGCTTCAAAACACTACTTGACCACATTCACAGGATATGACACCAGCTACACTATAAAAACAAAAAGGTGCCATTCAATCTCCTTCTGCATGTGAAAGTTTTCCTGCACATTTACACTATGTGAGTAACCATTGTTGTGCATGCTATGTGCCAAACCAGAAGTGAGGCTGAGGAGTAATTTCATATACATCATCACAATGGTGGACAGTGGTACAAGCAGTTCAGCCACATTGACACATGTAACGGGATTAAGAGATATTAATGATGAAATACTGGATCTTTTTGAAAACGGATgtgaggggggaaagagaagagcaCATGCACTAGTTCCCGCTTTTGAAGTGCCTTAGTAAAATCTATTGTAGTTATTCCTTTCAATGTTAAATGAACATGTGGACCAAATTGCATAATTGCACTGGTATTGGTTGTTTTGTTACTCAGCTGACTTTGTGCCAATGTAAAACCTGAATTTGCCAATGTGGTCAGACATGCCAACAATTAACTGCCGGCTGCAGTACTAACTATCTGGCACTAGAAGCCATGGGTGCACTTTGTAAATATAGTACAAAATAAGTGCTATGCTAcccaatggcagacagccagTAATGCAGAGGGCACTGCTACAATATGCACATTTGGGGTGAATAGATGTCAATTCTGCACCACCCTGCTTTTCCTATCACCACCAAGGCTGTGGAGAATGGTAGCGTGCATCCAGCATAGTAGCAGATTATTATGCAACTCTGAATTCATAACAGAATAAGCCCCTCGGATATTGTAGATAAAAACTTGCACAAAATATTTCTGGCCAGATTAACAGACACCTGTGTACAACTTAGCCAACTCAATAAGTTTCATCTGGACACACTTTTGTTAACATAGCTTCAACACCCTCTTCAATTGTAGGCATCTAAGTGcatgtgcagggtggggtggggtcttcCAGCAACCACCATTCATGACAGAATTACATATTGAGCACCAGATGGTTCTCCTAATGAAACAAGCAGACCTGAGGGAAGAAAATATATATCATGTGCGTCTATAAAGTGTCATCCTTATTTCTACTTGAATGTGTAACTACACAGGTGTAATGGGAGTGTTTTGCTTTGTGCAACTGATTCATGCTAATGCAGTCATTAGAAAATAATGaggcattttgttttaaatatattcttgGGTCATCTAATGACATtaccaaaataaaacaaaaccaatgTTTCTTTTGATTTAGAGAACACAAAAATAATCTGCATATAAAAAGTGACATTATATTCTACATGTAATTTTCTTAAACTGTTCGTACTGTAGTTCACCATTTTCTGCTTTTTTAAATTACACCTTAACCTTTTGCGATTATGCACAATGCATAAGCAGCAACAATGAGGTCAAATTTCTCTTGCCAAAGATTGTTCAGTATAAGTCACTTGCAATAGTTCATTAATTACATCTTATTCAACAAATTAACCTATCCCTCCTTTTTGGAGCCAGGCCTGATGATTTACATTTACTTCAAGTGATCTATACCCAAAGCACTACGGCAAGTTCAACTAAGTCTATTTTCCCCAAAAACAGAACTATAGCTGCCTTAATGATGTAGCCATCCCCATGAACAGGGACAAGCCTAAGGTCTACCAGATCAATTCCAATCTAACAGTCATATCTATAGTCAATAGCTTCATCCAAGCTTTTGTCGTCATGTGGACTGGCAGCTAGGAAAGTTGGTATGGGTGACCCCGTTGTCACATTGATGACACTTGCGCTCGTGCTTGCATTACGCACTGCGTTGCTGATGCTGGTTAGGCTGATGCCCACAGTAAGCCTGGTCTGCTCCAAGGCTTTTTCTGGCACAGCAAAAGCCTCCAATTTTTTCTCGCCATTGGCCATATACGAGTTCTGGCAACCACGGCAAATGCAGTCCAAACAGGCCTTGCGATTTGAGTAACAAGGGCAACGCTGCCCACGACACGTAAGAACACTTGGGTTTTGTGTGGCACGTCCACACTTGCACCCCTTCTTCTCCTGGGGCTTTTTGTATGCTATTTTTGATGGGCTACCAGGCATAACAGTACTGCTATGAACTTTCTCCTTGGTTTTAGATTTGGTTGTTCCCTGCTTTACTTTCGAGTGTGATTTCTTTGCTCCATGTTCTGTGTGCTTTTTAACACTTTTACTGGCCGCAAGCAAGGATTTGCCCACTTTTAGCGTGCCTCCATTTGGCACTGTGACGATAGTTTCTGTGGACAACTTGGTCTCTCGTTTGGCAGGAACAGGAGCAGCAGCCCCTAATGGTGGGCCGTGTATAATGCTGGAAATAGGTAGGGGTTGAATTTTTTCACTGTCACTCTCTGATCGAGATCGCTTCCGATTCCCTCGTACAATTTTAGGTGTTGTTGCTACACAGGGAATACCATGAGGAGGTGCATTGCTAGAAATAAAAATACTGCTTTTAGGAGGCAAAGAGAAGGGTTTGGCGTCTATAAGAGGTCCATTAGGTGTACTTGCCTCAGAAATAGGTTGCGAGTAATTGCTACAGGCCTCAAGATTATTTGCAACTGTTTCAAAGTCTTGAAATACATGTCCACCGGTGAATAACAAAGAACCAATTGGCTTTATGTCTTCACCATAATTGCAAATGTCAACTCCCACTACATCAACATTACTACAAGAAATCACATCGTTGACCGCCTGCAGGCTATCAGAAATGTCCCTACTTTTGAAGttctcctcagtgcaggatgtATTAAGTCTTTCTGAATTTTCCGAAGAAATAATATTTACAGTAAATTCACCAGCTGGAAGTCCATTGCAACCAGGCAATCCATTGAAACTAGAGCAGGTTACTTCAGTGCTACTTGAAAGCCGTTCACTGTCTGGAATATTTTCAATGATTTGTGGTGTTGCTGCCATTTCCAGATCACTGGTGCATTCTGAGGTTGACGGAGTTGGGGAATTAGACAAATTTAAAGCACTGGTCAATGCAGAAGTTCCTTGCCTCTCTTCGTCTAACGAGAGTCCCTCTTGCAGCAAGGTTAAGATGTCAGGAGCACCATCCATAACAGTAGCTAGATGCTGTGATATTGGGGATTCAGCTACAAATTCACATAGTTTCTTGTAGCAGCACACCAGGATGCTCAGTTGTTTATTTTCTTCAAACTGTTCATAATCTTTGCACCAACTACAGGAGGGTTTCATCATCATCTTTTTACCTTTGCACAGTTTGCAGACATAGTGCTGGCAAGTGGAGTTTGTAGGAGCAATTGGTTCTTTTAGcaaatttcctgtaaaagaaAAAAGTATTAATTTATCTGGAAAGTGCTGTTGATAAGACCACTGAATATTCAATAAAGTATCAAATTTAAAAGTTTTTATCTTTTCTTCAGTTATGTTTCTCATCTATTTTCAAGACATTTTATCtcactttttcttttaaaacaaaCTGCTGATACCTTACTTTTCAGAAACAATTCCCATGGCTATGATGACACTGTTCATTTGACGAACCTATTTTCTCCCAGGGCGagggaaaaggagaaaaaaaataaaatttgctaATGTGTATTCATTTTGCCACTaaatgaagttttttttttgcagtacAAATCCTTTTAGAGGTTTTGTCACTCAAGGCATTCTCAGCTCGATTCTGTAATTTATAGATTACAACTATAAAATGTTGCCATTATAAACACCACAGTGCATGTAAAAAAGATTCACAGAACAAACATCAATGACTCTAGCATGCCATATGTTAGTTAGTGATTTGAGAGATTGATGGAGCTGACTGGAGAATGTTTTCTTCTTCGGGCAACTATTTATTGCACCAGAACTACTGTAAATGGCTTAAGTGAGTTTTATAGCCACAATTATGGTGCCATTCAGATGCCTCTTTAATATAGAGTGGCAAGAGCTCAATACACTTGTCCTAAACTGATACTTCCCATGCACTATTCCACACATGTTTTGTCATCATCGATTGTGAATCAAGAAGATTGTTAAGTATTTggcattttttattttataaatttagtgtacccaattcattttttcccaaattaagggacaatttagcatggctaatccacctaacctgcacatctttaggttgtgggggtgaagcccacacaaacacgggaagaatgtgcaaactccacacggacagtgacccagagcctgtgatcgaacctgggacctcggcgcatgaggcagcagggctaacccactgcgtcacgtgCTGCCCCAAGTATTTGGCATTTTGTATCTGACGCTATGCTAGAAATTTGAACCTGGAGTTAAACTGTTGTTGTTGGGGAGAAACATGTGGTATATCTTTCTAAATATAGGGAAAAAGTTAGTACCAATACATGAcctaaaaaaacatttaatttgcACCCTATCTGC contains:
- the LOC119975872 gene encoding E3 ubiquitin-protein ligase MSL2-like isoform X2, with amino-acid sequence MMMKPSCSWCKDYEQFEENKQLSILVCCYKKLCEFVAESPISQHLATVMDGAPDILTLLQEGLSLDEERQGTSALTSALNLSNSPTPSTSECTSDLEMAATPQIIENIPDSERLSSSTEVTCSSFNGLPGCNGLPAGEFTVNIISSENSERLNTSCTEENFKSRDISDSLQAVNDVISCSNVDVVGVDICNYGEDIKPIGSLLFTGGHVFQDFETVANNLEACSNYSQPISEASTPNGPLIDAKPFSLPPKSSIFISSNAPPHGIPCVATTPKIVRGNRKRSRSESDSEKIQPLPISSIIHGPPLGAAAPVPAKRETKLSTETIVTVPNGGTLKVGKSLLAASKSVKKHTEHGAKKSHSKVKQGTTKSKTKEKVHSSTVMPGSPSKIAYKKPQEKKGCKCGRATQNPSVLTCRGQRCPCYSNRKACLDCICRGCQNSYMANGEKKLEAFAVPEKALEQTRLTVGISLTSISNAVRNASTSASVINVTTGSPIPTFLAASPHDDKSLDEAIDYRYDC
- the LOC119975872 gene encoding E3 ubiquitin-protein ligase MSL2-like isoform X1, with translation MDVGTAAETGRRRKRNRKYSRRRQQQPRYNGPAHSAAMNPVNATSLYVSTCRYIMQCEPQEPGSFSELYKLLPYLRQSLSCCVCGNLLKEPIAPTNSTCQHYVCKLCKGKKMMMKPSCSWCKDYEQFEENKQLSILVCCYKKLCEFVAESPISQHLATVMDGAPDILTLLQEGLSLDEERQGTSALTSALNLSNSPTPSTSECTSDLEMAATPQIIENIPDSERLSSSTEVTCSSFNGLPGCNGLPAGEFTVNIISSENSERLNTSCTEENFKSRDISDSLQAVNDVISCSNVDVVGVDICNYGEDIKPIGSLLFTGGHVFQDFETVANNLEACSNYSQPISEASTPNGPLIDAKPFSLPPKSSIFISSNAPPHGIPCVATTPKIVRGNRKRSRSESDSEKIQPLPISSIIHGPPLGAAAPVPAKRETKLSTETIVTVPNGGTLKVGKSLLAASKSVKKHTEHGAKKSHSKVKQGTTKSKTKEKVHSSTVMPGSPSKIAYKKPQEKKGCKCGRATQNPSVLTCRGQRCPCYSNRKACLDCICRGCQNSYMANGEKKLEAFAVPEKALEQTRLTVGISLTSISNAVRNASTSASVINVTTGSPIPTFLAASPHDDKSLDEAIDYRYDC